A region of Reichenbachiella carrageenanivorans DNA encodes the following proteins:
- the fabF gene encoding beta-ketoacyl-ACP synthase II, whose amino-acid sequence MTERRVVITGMGAITPLGNDVQTFWDNAVNGVSGAGPITHFNAEKFKTQFACEVKDFDPTRYLDRNEIKRTDLYSQYGLYAAAQAIEDADFDLSQMDPFDVGVIWGTGQGGLETLEKEVQYYMEKDKEPKFNPFLIPKMLTNMCGGMIALKYGFMGIGFTTISACATTNTAIMDAFNYIKLGKAKIFVTGGSEAPITEASIGGFGSMKALSTRNDSPETASRPYDVDRDGFVMGEGGGALILEDYDHAKARGAKIYAELVGSAMTNDAYHMTATHPEGLGALRAMEWALKEANLTPADIDYINTHSTSTPVGDLSEPAAIAKLMNGYENKSVISGTKSMTGHMLGAAGVAEAILSIQAINHNIVPPTINTETIDPAIVGDHDIVTKEARQKEVKVAMSNTFGFGGHNAISIFKAI is encoded by the coding sequence ATGACAGAAAGAAGAGTAGTAATCACAGGCATGGGAGCGATCACTCCCTTGGGCAACGACGTACAAACTTTTTGGGACAATGCCGTTAATGGTGTAAGTGGTGCTGGGCCGATTACCCATTTTAATGCAGAAAAATTCAAAACGCAGTTTGCCTGCGAAGTCAAAGATTTTGACCCTACACGATATCTCGATCGCAACGAAATCAAGCGTACCGATTTATACAGTCAGTATGGGTTGTATGCTGCGGCTCAGGCCATCGAGGATGCTGATTTTGACCTGAGTCAAATGGACCCATTCGATGTGGGTGTGATCTGGGGCACTGGCCAGGGAGGCCTTGAGACACTGGAAAAAGAAGTGCAGTACTATATGGAGAAGGACAAAGAGCCGAAGTTCAATCCATTCCTGATACCAAAAATGCTGACCAATATGTGCGGTGGTATGATCGCTTTGAAATACGGTTTTATGGGTATTGGTTTTACTACTATATCGGCTTGTGCTACGACTAATACAGCCATTATGGATGCTTTCAATTATATTAAATTAGGCAAAGCCAAAATTTTTGTGACGGGAGGCTCTGAAGCACCTATTACTGAAGCTAGTATTGGTGGCTTTGGTTCGATGAAGGCACTATCCACACGCAACGATTCTCCAGAAACAGCTTCCCGTCCCTACGATGTCGATCGTGACGGTTTTGTGATGGGCGAAGGAGGTGGCGCACTCATCCTCGAAGACTATGACCACGCCAAAGCCCGTGGGGCAAAAATATATGCCGAGCTGGTAGGTTCTGCCATGACCAACGATGCTTACCACATGACGGCTACACATCCAGAAGGCTTAGGTGCACTTCGTGCTATGGAGTGGGCACTCAAAGAAGCCAATCTCACACCAGCGGATATCGATTATATCAATACGCACTCAACCTCTACCCCAGTGGGTGACTTGAGTGAGCCAGCAGCTATTGCCAAATTGATGAATGGCTATGAAAACAAATCAGTGATTAGTGGTACGAAATCTATGACTGGTCATATGCTCGGAGCGGCAGGTGTAGCAGAGGCCATTCTCTCTATTCAAGCGATTAACCATAATATTGTCCCTCCTACCATCAATACCGAAACGATCGATCCAGCTATCGTGGGCGATCACGATATTGTGACCAAAGAAGCCAGACAAAAAGAAGTGAAAGTGGCCATGAGCAATACTTTTGGTTTTGGTGGGCACAATGCTATTTCGATTTTTAAGGCGATTTAA
- a CDS encoding glycerophosphodiester phosphodiesterase, whose product MSMNSRNFIWYALPMMIFLGLMWLYEPWFYQRYIASEKLEKIKKRDFKIVGHKGAAGYAPENTLSAFQMAMDMGADMIEIDVHYTKDGEVVVFHDEEISRTTNGTGKIHELTLAEVKELDAGYWFSPKFEGEKIPTLAETIDLIHGKMELIIDIKSKGHEYYDGFSDRIVEIIDEKKAMDWCIIQAYDEQYLQDAYEADSTIEMKKIMMGEDETHLLAFYINAKTFTEHRNMHEFFGTLNPHFTTLSQRRIFRFHARGYKVFTYVVNERSDMLKMLNMGVDGIITDYPDRMSEIREELEQLDRRRASGDIE is encoded by the coding sequence ATGTCGATGAACAGCCGCAATTTTATCTGGTATGCGCTTCCCATGATGATCTTTTTAGGCCTCATGTGGCTTTATGAGCCTTGGTTTTATCAACGATACATTGCTAGCGAAAAGCTAGAAAAAATCAAAAAAAGAGACTTCAAAATTGTGGGTCATAAAGGAGCTGCTGGATATGCTCCTGAAAATACACTTTCCGCTTTTCAGATGGCGATGGATATGGGCGCTGATATGATCGAAATCGATGTGCACTATACCAAGGATGGAGAAGTTGTCGTGTTTCACGATGAAGAAATATCAAGAACGACCAATGGCACGGGCAAAATTCATGAGCTCACATTGGCAGAAGTAAAAGAACTGGACGCAGGGTACTGGTTTTCACCAAAATTTGAAGGGGAGAAAATCCCTACCTTAGCGGAAACTATAGACCTGATTCATGGAAAAATGGAGTTGATTATTGATATCAAATCCAAAGGCCATGAATACTACGATGGGTTTTCAGATCGTATCGTGGAGATTATTGATGAAAAGAAGGCTATGGATTGGTGTATTATTCAGGCTTACGATGAACAATATTTGCAAGATGCCTATGAAGCTGATTCTACCATCGAAATGAAAAAAATCATGATGGGCGAAGATGAAACTCACCTGTTGGCTTTTTATATCAATGCTAAGACTTTTACCGAGCATCGAAACATGCATGAGTTTTTTGGTACATTGAATCCGCACTTTACTACACTTTCTCAGCGTAGAATTTTCAGGTTTCATGCCAGAGGCTACAAGGTTTTCACTTATGTGGTAAACGAAAGGTCTGATATGCTCAAGATGCTCAATATGGGAGTGGACGGAATCATTACGGACTATCCGGATCGGATGTCAGAGATCAGGGAAGAACTCGAGCAGCTAGATCGCCGAAGAGCATCTGGTGACATAGAATAG
- a CDS encoding SulP family inorganic anion transporter, whose protein sequence is MFELIKNKSKNAKNDILSGITVALALVPEAVAFAFVAGIDPIIGLYGAFMVGLVTAVIGGRPGMISGATGALAVVMVALVKEGNAMMPDVEGAGVQYLFATLVVMGLLQIAAGVFKLGKFVRLIPHPVMLGFVNGLAIVIFLSQLGMFKVEGEWLAGTELWTMLGLVALTMTIMFGLPKITTKIPAGLAAILTVSLVVIFGGIDTSTVLSFVQSNGGTGIEGGLPSFMIPQIPFTMETLTFIFPYALILAAIGLIESLMTLTLIDEITETRGSGNKECVAQGTANIVNGFFGGMGGCAMIGQSMINVNSGGRGRLSGIVAALMLLSFILFFAPYIEQVPIAALVGVMFMVVIGTFAWSSFRIIHKIPKADAFVLILVSGVTVVFDLAIAVVCGVIVSSLVFAWENATKIRARKSTRENGTKVYEIWGPLFFGSIQAFNSKFTPAEDPEQIEIDFIDSKVSDHSGVEAITIIVNKYEALGKKVMLKHLSPDCKNILKKANPNFDEIIISDIDDPRYYVMTEAVGVEA, encoded by the coding sequence ATGTTTGAGTTGATCAAGAATAAATCCAAAAACGCCAAGAATGATATCCTCTCTGGTATAACTGTGGCGCTCGCCTTAGTGCCTGAAGCCGTTGCTTTTGCTTTCGTAGCAGGCATCGATCCTATCATTGGCCTTTATGGTGCTTTTATGGTTGGTTTGGTCACGGCTGTGATCGGTGGTCGGCCGGGTATGATCTCTGGTGCTACGGGTGCATTAGCCGTGGTGATGGTTGCGCTAGTGAAAGAAGGAAACGCTATGATGCCTGATGTAGAAGGTGCTGGAGTGCAATATCTATTTGCCACTTTGGTCGTGATGGGTCTTTTGCAAATCGCCGCAGGGGTATTTAAATTAGGAAAATTTGTTCGATTAATTCCGCACCCTGTCATGCTCGGGTTTGTAAACGGTCTCGCCATTGTGATTTTCTTATCTCAACTAGGCATGTTCAAAGTAGAAGGCGAATGGCTCGCAGGTACAGAATTATGGACCATGCTCGGGCTAGTAGCCCTGACAATGACCATCATGTTTGGTTTGCCCAAAATCACAACTAAAATTCCTGCTGGCCTCGCAGCCATCCTAACGGTTTCGTTGGTCGTCATTTTTGGAGGTATAGACACTTCTACGGTTTTGTCTTTTGTACAGTCTAATGGAGGCACGGGTATCGAAGGAGGCTTACCTTCTTTTATGATTCCACAAATTCCATTTACTATGGAAACATTGACTTTCATCTTTCCTTATGCGCTGATTTTGGCTGCCATTGGCTTGATCGAATCACTTATGACTTTGACTTTGATTGATGAGATCACAGAGACCAGAGGTAGCGGCAACAAAGAATGTGTAGCCCAAGGTACTGCCAACATAGTGAATGGGTTTTTCGGAGGTATGGGTGGCTGTGCCATGATCGGTCAGTCTATGATCAATGTAAACTCAGGTGGCCGTGGTCGTCTTTCGGGTATAGTAGCCGCACTAATGTTGCTTTCCTTCATTTTGTTTTTTGCTCCATATATCGAACAAGTGCCAATCGCTGCACTCGTGGGTGTTATGTTTATGGTCGTGATCGGCACATTCGCTTGGTCTAGTTTTAGAATCATTCACAAAATCCCAAAAGCGGATGCTTTTGTGCTCATCCTAGTATCAGGCGTTACGGTCGTGTTTGACCTAGCGATCGCTGTCGTTTGTGGTGTAATTGTTTCTTCCTTGGTTTTTGCATGGGAAAATGCAACTAAGATTCGTGCGAGAAAAAGCACTAGAGAAAATGGCACCAAAGTGTATGAAATCTGGGGGCCTCTATTTTTCGGATCCATTCAGGCGTTCAACAGCAAATTCACCCCTGCAGAAGACCCTGAACAAATAGAAATCGACTTTATCGATTCTAAAGTATCTGATCACTCTGGGGTAGAGGCCATCACAATCATTGTAAATAAATATGAAGCATTGGGCAAAAAGGTAATGCTCAAGCACCTAAGCCCTGATTGTAAAAACATACTCAAAAAGGCCAATCCTAATTTTGACGAAATCATCATTTCGGATATAGATGATCCAAGATATTATGTAATGACGGAAGCTGTGGGGGTAGAAGCCTAA
- a CDS encoding FlgD immunoglobulin-like domain containing protein, whose translation MKLSNVMLSLMLGTWVLGCGEVAQQVEETASVPPLPSAPSSIGTKENPQARFEYERRQLVDPHTNTIPAGIHQKELSFARKIQQRQAQLGTENQQTWTLAGPSNVGGRTRGLVIDVRDENIILAGGVSGGMWRTTNGGLNWSRTSQPAAINSVTCLVQDTRIGKRDNWYFGTGELLGNSARASDAPYRGDGLFKSTDGGQSWDILASTTTNQPASFDNPFNYSWNLAINPLEPFTNDVIYAAIYGNIVKSTDGGQSWVKVLGEPNLLEDKSGDLNNSNASFYTNIMITPLGQMYAYLSTATSTGINTTDKGIFHSTDGENWANITPPNFNALSERLVMSYAPSNENIVYFLVEGLTIQLWKYDQVRWTNLSNQIPDGNNGLESFDSQGSYNLTVKVHPDDSDLVFLGGTNLYRSTDGFATSTHITQIGGYDTEDINQLYPNHHPDQHELVFFPDAKIMLSATDGGVHKTFDNTASSVSWVSLNNGYVTSQFYTLSISKDEGKNEIMGGMQDNGTYLKTQTGENTQWSSVLGGDGAYTASTPNNQYWYLSFQEAGIFRMSYNTDGSIQNWAKVDPAGIDRSSYLFVTPFVLDPNNYNRMYLAGDSAIWRNNNLSQITPFKQTTTSTNWEVIQPEISRWVDITALDISTNPAHILYYGTSIGEVYKITKANSPQAETEQVFSQNGYISSICIDPKDAGRVLICYSNYNVISLYLSEDGGNSFKNVGGNLEENADGTGHGSSIRWVEMIALQNGGYKYYVGTSMGLYSTTELAEQNTIWKQEGIESIGNSVVSMIDYRSTDGKIAIATHGNGVFESTVANTEPITSNAQKQDGVELAFGYPNPFKDDFHIKFTLPKHEETKIYIIDVSGKIVRSLLHTIPFEGDITVTWDGKNDNGNQVQNGLYQYLIIYQDKSYGGKMILNK comes from the coding sequence ATGAAACTATCAAATGTGATGCTGAGCTTAATGCTCGGTACATGGGTATTAGGGTGTGGTGAAGTAGCACAACAAGTCGAAGAAACAGCCTCCGTACCTCCTTTGCCATCAGCTCCCTCATCGATTGGTACGAAAGAAAACCCTCAAGCCCGGTTCGAATACGAACGCAGACAGCTAGTAGACCCTCATACCAATACGATCCCAGCTGGCATCCATCAAAAGGAATTGAGTTTTGCTCGTAAGATCCAACAAAGGCAAGCCCAACTAGGAACAGAAAACCAACAAACTTGGACGCTCGCAGGACCATCAAATGTAGGTGGAAGAACACGCGGACTGGTGATAGATGTTCGCGATGAAAATATCATATTAGCTGGTGGAGTATCTGGCGGTATGTGGCGCACCACCAACGGTGGACTAAATTGGTCACGTACTTCTCAGCCAGCAGCAATCAATAGTGTAACTTGTTTAGTGCAAGACACTCGCATAGGCAAACGCGACAATTGGTATTTTGGAACAGGAGAACTGCTAGGCAATTCGGCTCGCGCATCTGATGCTCCCTATCGAGGTGATGGTCTTTTCAAATCTACCGATGGTGGTCAATCATGGGACATACTCGCTTCTACTACTACCAATCAACCTGCATCTTTCGATAACCCTTTCAATTATTCATGGAACCTGGCTATTAATCCACTAGAGCCTTTCACTAATGATGTCATCTATGCAGCCATTTATGGCAATATCGTAAAATCGACAGATGGGGGACAGAGTTGGGTGAAAGTATTAGGTGAGCCTAATTTATTGGAAGACAAGTCGGGTGATCTGAATAATTCTAATGCTTCTTTTTATACCAACATCATGATAACCCCTCTGGGTCAAATGTATGCTTACCTCAGTACAGCCACGAGCACAGGTATAAACACGACTGACAAAGGCATTTTTCATTCTACTGACGGGGAAAATTGGGCCAATATTACTCCGCCAAATTTCAATGCACTCTCAGAGCGATTAGTCATGTCATATGCCCCATCCAATGAAAACATTGTCTACTTCTTGGTAGAAGGTCTCACTATCCAACTTTGGAAATATGACCAGGTCAGGTGGACCAACCTCTCTAACCAAATACCAGATGGTAATAATGGCTTAGAATCATTCGATAGTCAAGGTTCTTATAACCTAACAGTGAAAGTGCATCCAGATGATTCGGATCTAGTGTTTTTGGGAGGTACCAACCTTTATCGATCTACAGATGGATTTGCCACTTCTACCCATATTACTCAAATCGGCGGATACGATACAGAAGATATCAACCAACTTTACCCCAATCATCATCCAGACCAACATGAGTTGGTATTCTTTCCAGATGCTAAAATCATGCTATCTGCTACCGACGGTGGAGTTCACAAAACATTCGACAATACAGCCTCTTCCGTATCTTGGGTATCTCTCAACAACGGCTACGTAACTTCGCAATTTTATACTTTGTCTATTTCCAAAGACGAAGGAAAAAATGAAATCATGGGCGGCATGCAAGACAATGGCACCTATCTAAAAACGCAAACGGGAGAAAACACACAATGGAGTTCTGTACTAGGCGGAGACGGTGCATACACCGCCAGCACTCCCAACAACCAATATTGGTATTTGTCTTTTCAAGAAGCTGGAATATTCAGAATGTCGTACAATACCGACGGCAGTATACAAAATTGGGCTAAAGTAGACCCAGCAGGAATAGACAGAAGCAGTTACTTATTCGTAACACCTTTCGTGCTCGATCCTAACAATTACAACAGAATGTATCTAGCTGGAGATAGTGCCATTTGGCGAAACAACAACTTATCACAAATCACCCCATTCAAGCAAACTACTACTTCTACAAATTGGGAAGTCATACAACCTGAGATTTCTAGATGGGTAGATATTACAGCATTGGATATTTCTACTAACCCCGCTCATATTCTATATTATGGTACGAGCATTGGCGAAGTGTACAAAATCACTAAAGCCAATAGCCCTCAAGCAGAAACAGAGCAAGTTTTTTCTCAAAACGGCTACATCTCGAGTATTTGTATAGACCCAAAAGATGCAGGTCGTGTGCTAATTTGCTATTCCAATTATAACGTCATCAGTCTATATCTATCCGAAGATGGTGGAAACTCTTTCAAAAACGTAGGAGGAAATCTCGAAGAAAACGCCGATGGTACAGGCCATGGGTCCAGCATCCGGTGGGTAGAAATGATTGCCCTACAGAATGGTGGATACAAATACTATGTAGGGACCAGTATGGGCCTCTATAGTACAACCGAACTAGCCGAACAAAATACCATTTGGAAGCAAGAAGGTATAGAAAGCATTGGCAATTCAGTAGTAAGTATGATCGACTATCGCTCTACTGATGGCAAAATAGCTATAGCCACTCATGGCAATGGAGTTTTCGAATCTACAGTAGCCAATACCGAACCGATCACTTCCAATGCACAAAAACAAGACGGAGTAGAGTTAGCCTTTGGCTATCCAAATCCATTTAAAGACGATTTTCATATCAAATTTACCCTTCCTAAACATGAAGAAACGAAAATCTACATTATTGATGTATCTGGAAAAATTGTCCGTTCGCTACTTCATACTATACCATTCGAAGGGGACATTACTGTAACCTGGGATGGCAAAAATGACAATGGGAACCAAGTACAAAATGGTCTTTACCAATACTTGATTATCTATCAAGATAAAAGCTATGGGGGTAAAATGATTCTAAACAAATAA
- the rnr gene encoding ribonuclease R — MAKKKKDNRRHINRTKKVLNIDAVRRQVADLFDESPGEAFTVKQIFSKAGLRDKQAKKEGLNFVLDLEQEGTIEQMRNGSFRSRKTQPAEGLEGVVDHVNRRFAYVICEGQDEDIWVKSEDLGNAIDGDRVRVRVKKGARNGSRPEGVVTKIVSRARTEFVGKIEIMPKYAFIVPDNRKIYIDIFVYPEKIGKAKTNDKVLVKIKDWHGGKQKSPVGQVTEVLGQAGENEAEIHSIMAEFGLPFRFPKNVEAFAEKLPVEITKDEIKKRRDLRQVTTFTIDPDDAKDFDDAISVEYLKNGNYEIGIHIADVSYYLEEKSLLDEEAVNRATSVYLVDRTIPMLPEKLSNGVCSLRPKEEKLTFSAMFEITPKAQIKNQWFGRTVTYSDRRFTYEEAQERIESGAGDFHEEINLLNGLAHLLKAERFKKGAIGFETVEVKFKLDENGKPLGIFPKERKDAHKLVEEFMLLANKKVAEFIYNKHKGKDTFVYRTHDDPDPERLVTFAKFAAKFGHRLKVGAEQVSDTLNTLMDDIHGKPEQNVLESLAIRTMSKAIYTTEPKGHFGLAFPHYTHFTSPIRRYPDVMVHRLLQHYLDGKPSPNEDAYKDLCRHSSEREKRAADAERASIKFKQVEFMQMAEKRPFEGIISGVTEWGIFVEMTETKCEGMVRTSTMTDDFYEFDEKNFCMIGKRNKRMFTLGDQVTVMVVGTDIDRRTIDLEFVDND, encoded by the coding sequence ATGGCGAAAAAGAAAAAAGACAATAGGCGGCATATCAACCGTACCAAGAAAGTACTAAATATAGATGCCGTACGCCGGCAAGTTGCCGACTTATTCGACGAAAGTCCTGGAGAGGCCTTTACCGTCAAACAAATTTTTAGTAAAGCAGGCCTTAGAGATAAGCAGGCCAAAAAAGAAGGGCTCAATTTTGTACTCGACCTAGAGCAAGAGGGCACCATCGAGCAAATGCGCAATGGGTCGTTTCGATCTAGAAAAACACAACCAGCCGAAGGGCTAGAAGGTGTAGTGGATCATGTAAACCGAAGGTTTGCTTATGTGATCTGTGAAGGACAAGACGAAGATATTTGGGTAAAATCAGAAGATCTAGGCAATGCCATAGATGGAGATCGCGTCCGCGTCCGCGTAAAAAAAGGCGCTAGAAATGGAAGCAGACCCGAAGGCGTAGTGACAAAGATCGTATCCAGAGCTCGAACAGAGTTTGTAGGCAAAATTGAGATTATGCCCAAGTATGCCTTTATCGTACCTGACAACAGGAAAATATATATTGACATCTTCGTCTACCCAGAAAAGATTGGTAAGGCCAAAACCAACGACAAAGTGTTGGTAAAAATCAAAGACTGGCATGGTGGTAAGCAGAAAAGCCCAGTAGGCCAAGTCACAGAAGTACTTGGGCAGGCTGGAGAAAATGAGGCAGAGATCCATTCAATTATGGCTGAGTTTGGTTTGCCTTTTAGGTTTCCCAAAAACGTGGAGGCCTTTGCCGAAAAGCTACCAGTAGAAATCACCAAGGATGAAATAAAGAAAAGAAGAGACCTCAGACAGGTGACTACTTTCACCATTGATCCTGATGATGCCAAAGATTTTGATGATGCTATATCGGTAGAGTATTTGAAAAATGGCAATTATGAAATAGGTATTCACATCGCAGATGTCTCTTATTATTTGGAGGAAAAGAGCCTATTGGATGAAGAGGCGGTGAATAGAGCAACTTCGGTTTATTTGGTGGATCGTACCATTCCGATGCTTCCCGAAAAATTATCTAATGGAGTTTGCTCGCTTCGACCGAAGGAAGAAAAACTGACGTTTTCGGCTATGTTTGAAATTACACCTAAGGCGCAAATTAAAAACCAATGGTTTGGGCGAACTGTGACGTATTCTGACAGGCGATTTACTTATGAAGAGGCACAAGAACGAATCGAAAGTGGCGCAGGTGATTTTCATGAGGAGATTAATTTACTTAATGGCTTGGCACACCTGCTGAAAGCAGAAAGGTTCAAAAAAGGAGCGATTGGTTTTGAAACCGTAGAAGTTAAGTTTAAGCTCGATGAAAACGGCAAACCATTGGGTATTTTCCCAAAGGAAAGAAAAGACGCACACAAACTGGTAGAAGAGTTTATGCTTTTGGCCAATAAGAAAGTGGCTGAGTTTATTTACAACAAACACAAGGGCAAGGATACGTTCGTCTATCGAACACACGATGACCCAGACCCAGAGCGATTGGTCACTTTTGCCAAGTTTGCAGCCAAGTTTGGACATAGACTTAAGGTAGGTGCGGAGCAAGTATCCGATACGCTCAATACGTTGATGGATGATATTCATGGTAAGCCAGAGCAAAACGTACTGGAGTCACTAGCGATCAGAACCATGTCTAAGGCCATCTACACTACGGAGCCGAAAGGTCACTTTGGATTGGCATTTCCACACTATACTCATTTTACCTCACCGATTCGTAGATACCCAGATGTGATGGTGCACCGTTTGCTCCAGCATTATCTAGATGGCAAGCCTTCTCCCAATGAGGATGCGTATAAAGATTTATGTCGTCATTCTTCCGAAAGGGAGAAAAGAGCGGCTGATGCTGAAAGAGCTTCGATCAAATTCAAACAAGTCGAATTTATGCAAATGGCCGAAAAACGACCTTTTGAGGGTATTATTTCGGGCGTCACCGAGTGGGGCATCTTTGTAGAAATGACGGAAACCAAATGTGAAGGTATGGTGAGGACTTCTACCATGACGGACGACTTTTATGAGTTTGATGAAAAGAATTTTTGCATGATTGGCAAACGAAACAAAAGGATGTTTACTTTGGGCGATCAAGTGACTGTGATGGTGGTAGGCACCGACATCGACCGTCGAACCATAGATTTGGAATTTGTAGATAATGACTAA
- a CDS encoding saccharopine dehydrogenase family protein yields the protein MKFLIYGAYGYTGQLISKLAKAKGLTPVLAGRDKERTKALANELALPYRYFDLSQTEKLHEALSEVELVLHCAGPFSETAKLMMNACLATKTHYLDITGEIEVFELGASLDQAAKDAGIMIMSGVGFDVVPSDCLASYLKSQLPNATHLELAFMSESSTSRGTALTMTQGIGKGGAIRKDSKIISVPHVYASRLLNLDGKEKNFVSIPWGDVSTAYRSTGIPNIMVYTAMHPGQVKKMKTAQKWSWLFNLGFVQNYLQKKVKKTVTGPSEKMREESKCYLWGEVKNAKGESKSAKLSTPEGYKLTSIASLMIIDKMSQALPNTGYQTPSLVYGSDLILEIENTKREDI from the coding sequence ATGAAATTTCTCATCTACGGAGCTTACGGATATACTGGCCAGCTCATTTCTAAATTGGCAAAAGCCAAAGGCCTCACACCCGTACTTGCTGGTCGCGATAAAGAAAGAACTAAAGCCTTGGCTAACGAATTGGCCTTACCTTATCGATATTTCGATCTTTCCCAAACCGAAAAACTGCACGAAGCGCTAAGTGAAGTAGAGCTTGTCTTACACTGTGCAGGCCCATTTTCAGAAACGGCAAAACTCATGATGAATGCCTGCTTGGCGACCAAAACTCATTATTTGGACATTACTGGCGAAATTGAAGTATTCGAATTAGGCGCTTCACTAGACCAAGCAGCCAAAGATGCTGGTATCATGATCATGTCTGGTGTAGGGTTTGATGTGGTGCCAAGCGACTGTTTGGCTAGCTACCTCAAATCTCAATTGCCCAATGCTACTCATTTGGAACTGGCCTTTATGAGTGAATCTTCTACCTCCAGAGGTACAGCACTCACCATGACTCAGGGCATAGGCAAAGGAGGAGCCATCCGAAAAGATTCCAAAATCATATCTGTGCCTCATGTGTATGCTTCTCGTTTGTTGAATCTGGATGGAAAAGAAAAAAACTTTGTATCCATACCATGGGGAGATGTGTCTACTGCATATCGAAGCACAGGCATACCCAATATCATGGTCTATACTGCCATGCACCCAGGGCAGGTCAAAAAAATGAAGACGGCCCAAAAATGGAGTTGGTTATTCAATCTCGGGTTCGTACAAAATTACCTACAAAAAAAAGTGAAAAAAACGGTAACGGGACCATCCGAAAAAATGAGAGAAGAAAGCAAATGCTATCTTTGGGGGGAAGTAAAAAATGCTAAAGGTGAAAGCAAGTCGGCTAAACTATCGACACCAGAGGGATACAAACTCACGTCGATTGCTTCGCTAATGATTATAGATAAAATGAGTCAGGCTTTGCCAAATACTGGGTATCAAACACCAAGTTTAGTTTATGGTTCAGATTTGATTTTAGAAATAGAAAATACTAAGAGAGAAGATATTTAA
- a CDS encoding polyprenyl synthetase family protein — protein MTKDIKIFQEKLTERLLALDLHKEPKELYEPIHYTLSHGGKRMRPILALMGYLCSKDDWEKIIDPALSIELFHNFTLIHDDIMDEAPLRRGEPTVYKKWNKDIAILSGDVLMVMAYDLLMQAEYDDFKYLLRLFNQCAKEVCEGQQLDMNYEEMSSVSEEDYLEMIRLKTAVLLGFSLELGGLLGGMSKDEAMHLRDFGVNIGIGFQLKDDLLDVYGDAQKFGKQVGGDIIANKKTLLLIKAIELAEGKQKLDLHNLMADKDIDPEEKVRKMKAIYADLNIEAIAEKAMNDHFEKGFDQLDALEVSEYNLGPLRQFTRALIERDH, from the coding sequence ATGACTAAAGACATTAAAATCTTTCAGGAAAAACTAACAGAAAGATTATTAGCACTCGATTTGCACAAGGAGCCTAAAGAGCTCTACGAGCCAATCCACTATACTCTCAGCCATGGGGGCAAAAGGATGCGCCCGATATTAGCGCTCATGGGCTATCTCTGTAGCAAAGACGATTGGGAGAAAATTATCGATCCAGCGCTTTCTATTGAGTTGTTTCACAACTTTACGTTGATTCACGACGATATCATGGACGAAGCCCCGCTGCGTAGAGGTGAGCCCACGGTTTATAAAAAATGGAATAAAGACATCGCCATACTCTCTGGCGATGTATTGATGGTGATGGCCTACGACTTATTGATGCAGGCCGAATATGACGATTTCAAATATTTGCTTCGGTTGTTCAACCAGTGTGCCAAGGAGGTCTGCGAAGGCCAGCAGCTGGATATGAACTATGAGGAAATGTCTTCGGTGAGTGAGGAGGACTATCTGGAAATGATCCGCTTGAAAACGGCCGTATTGCTAGGTTTTAGCCTAGAGCTGGGTGGTCTGCTGGGTGGCATGTCGAAAGATGAAGCCATGCATCTCAGAGATTTTGGTGTGAATATTGGTATCGGGTTTCAGCTCAAAGATGATCTGCTAGATGTATATGGTGATGCCCAAAAATTTGGCAAGCAAGTTGGCGGCGATATCATTGCCAATAAGAAGACCCTACTTCTCATCAAGGCCATAGAACTGGCCGAGGGCAAACAAAAACTTGACCTACACAACTTGATGGCCGATAAGGACATCGACCCAGAAGAGAAGGTCAGAAAAATGAAAGCCATCTATGCTGATCTTAATATTGAAGCCATTGCCGAAAAGGCGATGAACGATCATTTTGAAAAAGGCTTTGATCAGTTGGATGCATTAGAAGTGAGCGAATACAACCTAGGACCACTTCGTCAGTTTACCCGCGCATTGATAGAGAGAGATCACTAA